A portion of the Sphaerochaeta pleomorpha str. Grapes genome contains these proteins:
- the rpmD gene encoding 50S ribosomal protein L30, with the protein MADAKKIKITLVRSVAGTLPAQRKTVKALGLGKIDSSVVHEYNPSTLGMVRVVAHLVKVEEM; encoded by the coding sequence ATGGCTGATGCAAAGAAGATCAAAATTACCTTGGTCCGTAGTGTTGCCGGGACCCTTCCTGCACAGCGTAAAACTGTGAAGGCGCTTGGGCTTGGCAAGATTGATAGCTCGGTTGTTCATGAATACAATCCCTCAACGCTTGGGATGGTTCGTGTAGTAGCACACCTTGTGAAAGTCGAGGAGATGTAA
- the rpsE gene encoding 30S ribosomal protein S5: MERSRERDKDKNDGYVEKLIKLNRVAKVVKGGRRFSFSALVVVGDQKGKVGYGFGKANDVTEAIRKAVDRAKTNMIVVPVKKTSIPHEIIGNYKSASVLLRPAVPGTGVIAGGAVRAICDACGINDILSKSLGSKNSINTVKAAFDALEHLFDAKSMAKNRGKSLSEMWG, translated from the coding sequence GTGGAAAGATCTAGAGAAAGGGATAAAGACAAAAACGATGGATACGTCGAAAAGCTGATCAAGCTGAATCGCGTTGCCAAGGTAGTCAAGGGTGGTCGGAGATTTTCCTTCTCAGCTTTGGTTGTTGTAGGCGATCAGAAAGGCAAGGTCGGATATGGTTTTGGTAAAGCCAATGATGTCACCGAAGCAATTCGGAAGGCTGTTGACCGTGCCAAGACAAATATGATCGTAGTTCCTGTGAAGAAGACCTCCATTCCTCACGAAATCATTGGAAATTACAAGAGCGCAAGCGTCCTTCTTCGTCCTGCAGTACCAGGTACTGGCGTAATCGCCGGTGGTGCTGTCCGTGCGATTTGTGATGCCTGCGGTATCAATGACATCCTGAGCAAGTCCCTCGGTTCCAAGAATTCGATCAACACCGTTAAGGCCGCTTTTGATGCACTCGAGCATCTTTTTGATGCAAAGAGTATGGCAAAGAACAGGGGTAAATCCCTGAGCGAGATGTGGGGTTAA
- the rplV gene encoding 50S ribosomal protein L22 — protein MEEKKGYSATAKYLMIAPSKVRPVANLVRNKSYAQAVAILEAMPQKGSHLILKVLQSACANALDQNKKLDEENLVVKELQVNEGPRLKRVWPRSHGRRDILLRRMSHITVVVDEKASVRE, from the coding sequence ATGGAAGAAAAAAAAGGTTATTCAGCAACTGCAAAGTATCTGATGATTGCTCCTTCAAAGGTTAGGCCTGTAGCTAATCTTGTTAGGAATAAGTCATATGCCCAGGCTGTTGCTATCCTTGAGGCGATGCCCCAGAAAGGGTCTCACCTGATTCTCAAGGTTTTACAGTCAGCTTGTGCCAATGCACTTGATCAGAACAAGAAGCTTGATGAAGAGAACCTTGTGGTCAAGGAATTGCAGGTTAACGAGGGCCCGAGACTCAAGAGAGTTTGGCCGAGATCCCATGGGAGACGTGATATTCTCCTCAGGAGGATGTCACACATTACCGTCGTTGTTGACGAAAAAGCAAGCGTGAGGGAATAA
- the rplB gene encoding 50S ribosomal protein L2 — MALKSYKPNTPGLRQKTTLVFSELTASKPEKSLTTGLSKKAGRDTFGRISVRRRGGGHKRAYRVIDFKRDKYGIPGVVKTIEYDPNRSANIALVFYADGEKRYMIAPKGMTVGTSVISGPTAPLSSGNALPLKNIPLGLMVHNVELTLGRGGQLVRSAGLGATVVAKEGDYVTLRLPSGEMRMVFGECYATLGQLGNEDHMNVSLGKAGASRHLGRRPKVRGVAMNPVDHPHGGGEGKTAAGRNPVTPWGKPTKGGKTRSKKKPSGAFILKKRK, encoded by the coding sequence ATGGCTCTTAAATCTTACAAGCCAAATACTCCCGGCCTTCGCCAGAAGACCACATTGGTCTTCAGCGAGCTGACTGCCAGCAAGCCTGAGAAGTCACTTACTACCGGTCTGAGCAAAAAGGCTGGACGTGATACCTTTGGGCGCATCAGCGTTCGCCGTAGAGGCGGTGGCCACAAACGTGCTTATCGAGTAATCGATTTCAAGCGTGACAAATATGGTATTCCAGGTGTCGTCAAGACTATCGAATACGATCCGAACCGCAGTGCTAACATTGCATTGGTATTTTATGCCGATGGTGAAAAGCGCTACATGATTGCCCCTAAAGGCATGACTGTCGGTACCTCGGTTATTTCCGGACCGACTGCCCCTCTTTCCAGCGGAAATGCTCTTCCTTTGAAGAACATTCCCCTTGGGTTGATGGTTCACAATGTTGAGCTTACTCTTGGCAGAGGCGGACAGCTTGTTCGTTCAGCTGGTTTGGGTGCAACTGTAGTGGCCAAGGAAGGTGACTATGTCACACTCCGCCTCCCCTCAGGTGAAATGCGCATGGTGTTCGGTGAGTGCTACGCTACCCTTGGGCAGCTTGGTAATGAAGATCACATGAATGTTAGCCTTGGTAAAGCCGGTGCAAGCCGTCACTTGGGAAGAAGGCCTAAGGTTCGTGGTGTCGCTATGAACCCTGTCGATCACCCCCATGGTGGTGGTGAAGGTAAGACTGCAGCTGGACGGAACCCGGTAACCCCATGGGGCAAGCCGACCAAGGGTGGAAAAACCCGTTCCAAGAAAAAACCTTCCGGTGCATTCATCCTTAAGAAGCGGAAGTAG
- the rplF gene encoding 50S ribosomal protein L6, whose amino-acid sequence MSRIGKLPIAVPSGVKVSVADGIVNVEGPKGKLNCAYRPEVIIDIKGDVIQVTNRDESKASNSFHGLYRQLISNMVVGVSKGYSRSLLINGVGYRAELKGNLLTLNLGYSVLVEFVLPKGITATCENPNKVTISGIDKQLVGQTCAEIRSLRGPEPYKGKGIRYEDEIIRRKAGKSAAAKK is encoded by the coding sequence ATGTCCAGAATTGGAAAATTGCCAATCGCAGTACCCTCTGGGGTTAAGGTTTCCGTTGCCGATGGTATTGTCAATGTTGAAGGCCCTAAGGGCAAACTTAATTGCGCATACCGTCCTGAAGTCATTATTGACATCAAGGGCGATGTAATTCAGGTTACAAACAGAGACGAATCCAAGGCAAGCAATAGTTTTCATGGGTTGTATCGCCAGTTGATCAGCAACATGGTTGTCGGGGTTTCCAAAGGTTATTCCCGCTCCCTTCTGATCAACGGTGTTGGCTATCGTGCCGAGCTCAAAGGGAACTTGCTGACCTTGAACCTTGGGTATTCCGTATTGGTCGAGTTTGTTCTTCCTAAGGGGATTACAGCTACTTGTGAGAACCCGAATAAGGTTACCATCAGTGGCATCGACAAGCAGCTTGTGGGCCAGACTTGTGCTGAAATCCGCTCCCTCCGCGGTCCTGAACCGTATAAGGGTAAGGGAATTAGGTACGAGGATGAGATCATCCGTCGTAAGGCCGGCAAGTCCGCTGCTGCAAAGAAATGA
- the rpsQ gene encoding 30S ribosomal protein S17: METNKKSFTGQVVSDKMEKTIVVAISSRRLHPLYKKYVTSTKKVKAHDEKNEANIGDTVRVVECRHISKDKCWRLVQIVERAR; this comes from the coding sequence ATGGAAACGAATAAAAAGAGTTTTACTGGACAGGTGGTCAGTGATAAGATGGAAAAGACCATTGTTGTCGCCATCTCCTCAAGAAGGCTGCACCCCCTGTACAAGAAGTATGTGACTTCCACCAAAAAGGTGAAGGCGCATGATGAGAAAAACGAGGCCAATATCGGTGACACTGTTCGTGTTGTTGAATGCCGCCACATCAGCAAAGACAAGTGCTGGCGTCTCGTTCAGATTGTCGAGCGTGCTCGGTAA
- the rplX gene encoding 50S ribosomal protein L24: MKLKKNDTVKILAGKDKGKTGRIVKVDLEKERVVVQGANMVKKTMKKKNPQDKGGIMEIEAPIHVSNVAFMTSNGDATRIGYKFDESGKKVRFAKKTGEVI; encoded by the coding sequence ATGAAGCTTAAGAAGAACGACACCGTAAAGATTCTTGCTGGAAAAGACAAAGGTAAGACTGGCAGGATCGTAAAGGTAGACCTAGAGAAAGAAAGGGTCGTCGTCCAGGGTGCCAACATGGTCAAAAAGACCATGAAGAAGAAGAATCCGCAAGACAAAGGCGGCATCATGGAAATTGAGGCTCCGATCCATGTATCCAATGTTGCGTTTATGACCAGCAATGGCGACGCGACCAGGATCGGTTACAAGTTTGATGAGAGCGGAAAAAAAGTCCGTTTCGCTAAGAAAACCGGGGAAGTGATCTAA
- the rplO gene encoding 50S ribosomal protein L15, which produces MGQIHAPYGANTKKTIVGRGASSKGRTCGRGHDGQNQRSGGGVRLGFEGGQMPLYRRVARRGFSNAKFTQEYQIVSLDVLSANFEDGDVITLDVLKDAGLVKGFNVQVKILSNGELSKKVIIDGLKVSASAIEKITAAGGEIR; this is translated from the coding sequence ATGGGACAGATTCATGCACCCTATGGTGCGAATACAAAAAAGACTATCGTAGGTCGCGGCGCTTCCTCAAAGGGCCGTACTTGCGGTAGGGGCCATGATGGACAGAATCAGCGTTCTGGTGGTGGTGTCCGTCTTGGCTTTGAAGGTGGACAGATGCCTTTGTATCGCCGTGTTGCGCGCAGAGGCTTTTCTAATGCAAAGTTCACGCAGGAATACCAGATTGTATCCCTCGATGTTCTTTCCGCCAACTTTGAAGACGGTGACGTGATTACCCTTGATGTCCTGAAGGACGCTGGGTTGGTGAAAGGGTTCAATGTTCAGGTCAAAATCTTGAGCAATGGCGAACTTTCAAAGAAGGTAATCATTGATGGGCTAAAGGTTTCCGCAAGCGCAATCGAAAAGATTACTGCTGCGGGTGGCGAAATCAGATAA
- the rplN gene encoding 50S ribosomal protein L14, with the protein MVQMQSYLNVADNSGAKKVQCIKVLGGSHRYVASVGDIIVVAVKNALPNGAIKKGDVMKAVIVRTKKEYRRPDGTYIRFDDNACVIIDANNNPRGKRIFGPVARELRDGYMKIVSLAPEVL; encoded by the coding sequence ATGGTACAGATGCAAAGTTATTTGAATGTAGCGGACAACAGTGGAGCCAAAAAGGTCCAGTGCATTAAGGTTCTCGGTGGAAGCCATCGTTATGTTGCCAGTGTTGGTGATATTATCGTGGTAGCTGTAAAGAACGCACTGCCTAATGGCGCCATTAAGAAAGGCGATGTCATGAAGGCCGTCATTGTTCGTACAAAGAAGGAATACCGCAGACCTGACGGTACCTATATCAGGTTCGATGATAACGCATGCGTTATTATTGATGCCAACAATAACCCGCGCGGTAAGCGTATCTTCGGACCAGTAGCCCGAGAACTCAGAGATGGCTACATGAAGATCGTTTCGCTAGCGCCGGAAGTGTTGTAG
- the rplP gene encoding 50S ribosomal protein L16 yields MLSPKRVKYRKKQRGTTDGVAHRGNTIAFGEFALMALEPKWITNRQIEAARIAMTRHIKRGGKVWIRIFPDMPYTKKPAETRQGNGKGAPEGWVAVVKTGAVMFEMGGVSEDLAREALALAASKLPIKTRFVVRRDVE; encoded by the coding sequence ATGCTTAGTCCAAAAAGAGTAAAATACAGAAAAAAGCAGCGTGGTACCACTGATGGTGTTGCCCACCGTGGTAATACGATCGCATTTGGTGAATTTGCCTTGATGGCACTTGAACCCAAGTGGATTACCAACCGCCAGATTGAAGCTGCCCGTATTGCAATGACCCGTCACATTAAGCGTGGTGGTAAGGTATGGATCAGGATTTTCCCTGATATGCCGTATACCAAGAAACCCGCTGAAACCAGACAGGGTAATGGTAAGGGTGCCCCTGAAGGCTGGGTAGCTGTGGTCAAGACTGGAGCTGTCATGTTTGAAATGGGCGGCGTCAGTGAAGATTTGGCTCGTGAGGCACTTGCCCTCGCAGCGTCAAAACTTCCGATCAAGACGAGATTTGTCGTCAGAAGGGATGTGGAGTAA
- the rpsS gene encoding 30S ribosomal protein S19: MARSIKKGPFIEKKLYKRIQESLKTNQKQMIKTYSRCSTIIPEMVGFTISVYNGKTWIPVFVTENLVGHKLGEFSPTRIFRGHSVSDKKVG, from the coding sequence GTGGCAAGATCAATCAAAAAAGGTCCTTTTATTGAGAAGAAACTTTATAAAAGGATTCAGGAGTCTCTTAAGACTAATCAGAAGCAGATGATCAAGACTTATTCCCGCTGTTCTACGATCATCCCTGAAATGGTAGGATTCACGATTTCCGTTTATAACGGGAAAACCTGGATTCCAGTGTTCGTGACTGAGAATCTGGTCGGACATAAACTCGGCGAGTTTTCACCCACCAGAATTTTCCGCGGTCACTCAGTTTCCGACAAGAAGGTTGGTTAA
- the rpmC gene encoding 50S ribosomal protein L29: protein MKNSYKDLTLDELVEKKEQLHKEYLNLRMGRVLGHVENPLAVRTTKRNIARVNTLIHEYALGIRKAAN, encoded by the coding sequence ATGAAGAATTCATATAAAGATTTAACCCTTGACGAACTGGTTGAGAAGAAAGAACAACTCCATAAGGAGTATCTCAACCTTCGGATGGGAAGAGTTCTCGGGCATGTCGAAAATCCGCTTGCTGTTCGTACAACAAAGAGGAATATCGCTCGCGTGAACACCCTCATCCACGAATATGCCCTCGGAATTCGGAAAGCAGCTAACTAA
- the rplR gene encoding 50S ribosomal protein L18 codes for MNRVIDKRRKLARRKHHIRKSISGTASRPRMTVFRSNSHMYIQVIDDVAGATLVAASSLEADLKGLKNTVEDAAKLGEILGKRMLEKNIDTCVFDRNGYLFHGIVKSIADGARKAGVRF; via the coding sequence ATGAACAGAGTAATCGATAAGAGAAGAAAGCTTGCACGTCGTAAGCACCATATTCGAAAGAGTATCTCCGGTACTGCTAGCAGACCGAGAATGACTGTTTTCCGCAGCAACTCCCACATGTATATTCAAGTCATCGATGATGTTGCAGGTGCAACCCTGGTTGCTGCAAGCAGCCTTGAAGCTGATTTGAAGGGCTTGAAGAATACTGTTGAAGATGCAGCAAAGCTTGGTGAAATCCTTGGAAAGAGAATGCTTGAGAAGAATATCGACACTTGTGTATTCGACCGTAATGGCTATCTCTTCCACGGAATTGTCAAGAGCATCGCAGATGGCGCCCGCAAAGCCGGCGTTAGGTTCTAG
- the rplD gene encoding 50S ribosomal protein L4 yields the protein METKVFSIEGKEVRTIELNDLVFNREVSDGSIYYAVNNELANRRVGTACTKGRAEVNYSNTKPYKQKGTGNARAGDKKSPVWVGGGTVFGPKPRDYSYVLPKKVKRLAMKSLLSLGIQEERLVVVEDFSPESGKTRDLASIVENFVKDRTRTILILKDDDVMMRRAAKNIPYLHVLSYNRLSAKELLYGRKVLVLETAAKNLNDFYGDK from the coding sequence ATGGAAACCAAAGTCTTTTCTATCGAAGGCAAAGAAGTTAGAACGATTGAGTTGAATGACCTGGTATTTAACAGGGAAGTCAGCGATGGGTCTATCTACTATGCCGTAAATAATGAGCTTGCAAACCGCCGCGTCGGTACTGCATGCACGAAGGGTCGCGCTGAAGTCAATTACAGCAATACCAAGCCTTACAAACAGAAAGGCACAGGTAATGCTCGTGCTGGTGACAAGAAGTCCCCTGTTTGGGTCGGTGGTGGTACCGTATTTGGACCAAAACCGCGTGACTATAGTTACGTCCTTCCCAAGAAGGTGAAACGTCTTGCGATGAAGAGCCTTCTTTCCCTGGGAATCCAGGAAGAGCGCCTTGTGGTTGTTGAAGATTTCTCACCGGAATCTGGCAAAACAAGGGATCTTGCTTCTATCGTTGAGAACTTTGTCAAGGATAGGACCAGAACGATTCTCATCCTCAAGGATGACGATGTAATGATGCGCCGTGCTGCGAAAAATATTCCGTACCTGCACGTCCTTTCTTACAATAGGCTTTCCGCAAAGGAACTCCTGTATGGAAGAAAGGTCTTGGTTCTGGAAACCGCCGCAAAGAATCTTAACGATTTCTACGGCGACAAATAA
- the rplC gene encoding 50S ribosomal protein L3 yields the protein MLGLIGKKVGMTQVFDAQGRLTPVTVIRIEGNVVVADRTEEKNGYKAAVLGSVDKKKSTVTKPYAGQFEGICEPKQHVIEFRNYEKEVTVGEVLGVDIFKDISFVDVTGTSKGKGFAGGMKRHNFSGGRATHGSKFHRDIGGTAMSSTPGRTFKGHNMAGRMGTEKTTIQNLKVVRVDEEMQVLMVRGAIPGPSQSVVIVKKAIKK from the coding sequence ATGTTAGGGCTTATCGGCAAAAAAGTTGGAATGACACAGGTGTTTGATGCGCAAGGCAGACTTACACCCGTGACGGTTATAAGAATTGAGGGCAATGTTGTTGTCGCAGACCGAACTGAAGAGAAGAATGGCTACAAAGCCGCAGTACTCGGTTCCGTTGACAAGAAAAAAAGCACTGTCACCAAGCCGTATGCTGGCCAGTTCGAAGGAATTTGCGAACCGAAGCAGCATGTAATAGAGTTCCGTAACTATGAAAAAGAAGTTACGGTCGGCGAAGTGTTGGGCGTGGATATATTTAAGGACATCTCATTTGTAGATGTCACTGGGACTTCTAAAGGTAAAGGTTTCGCCGGTGGTATGAAGCGTCACAACTTCTCTGGTGGACGTGCAACCCACGGTTCTAAGTTCCACCGTGACATCGGTGGTACTGCAATGTCATCTACTCCTGGTCGTACATTTAAAGGCCACAATATGGCTGGCCGTATGGGTACTGAGAAGACGACAATTCAGAACCTGAAAGTCGTCAGGGTCGATGAAGAGATGCAGGTCCTTATGGTAAGGGGAGCAATCCCTGGTCCCTCCCAGAGTGTCGTCATCGTCAAGAAAGCGATAAAGAAGTAG
- the rpsH gene encoding 30S ribosomal protein S8 → MAVSDPVADMLTKIRNASMAKHEKVDISTSKMKLQIVKILKNEGYVKNFKKVTKDGISFIRVFLKYDEKQSPVLHGIQRVSTPGRRVYTGYRDMPRVYNGHGVVVVSTSTGVITGKKATENKVGGELICTIW, encoded by the coding sequence ATGGCTGTAAGTGATCCAGTTGCTGATATGCTGACCAAAATTAGAAATGCTAGTATGGCTAAGCATGAAAAAGTAGATATTTCCACTTCAAAGATGAAACTTCAGATTGTGAAGATTCTCAAAAATGAAGGGTACGTCAAGAACTTCAAGAAAGTAACAAAAGATGGGATTTCCTTTATCCGCGTTTTCTTGAAGTATGATGAGAAGCAGAGTCCAGTACTCCATGGGATTCAACGCGTTTCCACTCCAGGACGCCGCGTATATACCGGCTACCGGGATATGCCTCGCGTTTATAATGGTCATGGTGTCGTGGTAGTCTCCACTTCTACTGGTGTAATTACCGGTAAGAAGGCTACAGAGAATAAGGTCGGTGGCGAACTGATCTGCACGATTTGGTAA
- the rplE gene encoding 50S ribosomal protein L5, with protein sequence MEKFIPNFKTKYLETVAPALFTERGYSSKMQVPTLEKIVVSVGVGEAISNKKLLDAAVKELEQITGQHVLKTKARKSIANFKVREGQEIGAMVTLRGDNMWFFLERLISIALPRVKDFKGVKANAFDGHGNYSLGITEQIIFPEIDFDKIERVSGLNVAIVTTAKTDEEGYALLQKLGMPFSK encoded by the coding sequence ATGGAAAAGTTCATACCAAACTTCAAGACTAAGTATCTTGAGACTGTAGCTCCGGCACTCTTTACTGAACGTGGCTACTCCTCAAAAATGCAGGTTCCTACCCTGGAAAAGATTGTCGTCAGTGTAGGTGTCGGTGAGGCTATCTCAAACAAGAAGCTTCTCGATGCTGCCGTCAAAGAACTTGAACAAATTACTGGCCAGCATGTGTTGAAGACCAAAGCCCGGAAGTCCATCGCAAACTTTAAAGTTCGTGAAGGGCAGGAAATCGGTGCAATGGTAACTCTGCGTGGCGATAACATGTGGTTCTTTCTGGAAAGATTGATTAGTATTGCTCTTCCCCGTGTCAAAGACTTCAAAGGTGTTAAAGCTAATGCGTTTGATGGCCATGGAAACTATTCTCTTGGTATTACCGAGCAGATTATTTTCCCTGAAATTGACTTCGATAAGATTGAGCGTGTCAGCGGGCTGAACGTCGCCATTGTGACGACTGCGAAGACCGATGAGGAAGGCTATGCCCTGTTACAGAAGCTTGGCATGCCTTTCAGCAAATAA
- the rpmJ gene encoding 50S ribosomal protein L36 — MKVRASVKPICDKCKVVRRAGVVRIICENPKHKQRQR, encoded by the coding sequence ATGAAAGTAAGAGCAAGTGTCAAACCGATTTGTGACAAGTGCAAAGTAGTCAGACGGGCTGGGGTTGTCCGAATCATCTGTGAGAATCCCAAGCACAAGCAGAGACAGAGATAA
- a CDS encoding type Z 30S ribosomal protein S14, producing MAKKSLIVKANREPKFSTRKVNRCRICGRPRGYMRQFDMCRICFRKLASEGQIPGVTKSSW from the coding sequence ATGGCAAAAAAATCGTTGATCGTTAAGGCCAATCGGGAGCCCAAGTTCAGTACCAGAAAAGTCAACCGCTGCAGAATATGTGGCAGACCCCGTGGCTATATGCGCCAGTTCGACATGTGCAGGATCTGCTTCCGCAAGTTGGCAAGTGAAGGCCAGATTCCTGGTGTTACCAAATCCAGTTGGTAG
- the rpsC gene encoding 30S ribosomal protein S3 yields the protein MGQKVNPIGLRLGINKTWKSKWYVDPREYADTLHEDLKLRKALLGCPEVQGAEISDVEFIRKPQRITIVITTSRPGIIIGSKGANVEKLGARLQKLSDKKVQIKIKEIKKPEADAQLIASNVAKQLVARGSFRRAMKMAVTKAMQSGAQGVKIRCSGRIGGAEIARSEWMKEGRVPLHTLRSDIDYGFVTAHTSFGAIGVKVWVFNGEIYEHAIKEDAGGLVRKPSKTEGVEARS from the coding sequence ATGGGCCAGAAAGTAAATCCGATTGGACTCCGCCTTGGAATCAACAAGACCTGGAAGTCCAAATGGTATGTAGATCCCCGGGAATATGCAGATACTCTGCACGAAGACCTTAAGCTGCGCAAGGCTTTGCTTGGGTGCCCAGAGGTTCAGGGTGCTGAGATTTCAGATGTTGAATTCATCCGTAAACCACAGCGCATTACTATCGTGATCACCACTAGTCGCCCTGGTATCATTATTGGTAGCAAGGGAGCTAATGTCGAAAAGCTTGGAGCAAGACTCCAGAAGCTTTCAGACAAGAAAGTGCAGATCAAGATTAAAGAAATCAAGAAACCTGAGGCTGATGCCCAGTTGATTGCTTCTAATGTTGCAAAACAGCTTGTTGCTCGTGGTTCTTTCCGCAGAGCAATGAAGATGGCAGTAACAAAAGCAATGCAGAGCGGTGCCCAGGGTGTCAAGATCAGATGCTCAGGTCGTATCGGCGGTGCTGAAATAGCTCGCTCCGAATGGATGAAGGAAGGACGTGTTCCTCTTCATACTCTCAGAAGCGACATTGATTATGGATTTGTAACTGCACACACATCCTTTGGTGCCATTGGCGTTAAAGTATGGGTTTTCAACGGTGAAATCTATGAGCATGCAATCAAAGAAGACGCTGGTGGGCTCGTTAGAAAGCCTTCAAAGACCGAAGGCGTTGAGGCAAGGAGTTAG
- the rplW gene encoding 50S ribosomal protein L23: MRADQVIIEPVLSEKSNIAREGETKKYTFKVHKDSNKFQIMAAIKELFQVEPVKCNVMIVKGKPKYSRGKGGNILGNTGDWKKAVVTLAKGDTIQAIEGV; encoded by the coding sequence ATGAGAGCAGACCAAGTAATCATTGAACCCGTCTTGAGTGAGAAATCAAATATCGCTCGCGAAGGGGAAACAAAGAAATACACGTTCAAAGTTCACAAGGATAGTAATAAATTCCAGATTATGGCAGCTATTAAAGAGCTGTTCCAGGTTGAACCTGTGAAGTGTAATGTTATGATCGTAAAAGGCAAGCCAAAATATTCACGCGGAAAGGGTGGCAACATCCTTGGCAATACCGGTGATTGGAAGAAGGCTGTCGTAACCCTGGCCAAGGGTGATACCATCCAGGCCATCGAAGGCGTATAA
- the secY gene encoding preprotein translocase subunit SecY, producing MANSLVEMYRMKDLRKKIFITLGLLIVSRLGAVIPIPGVDPEVLKLYFLSQSTSSNVGLTEYLNFFSGGAFANFSLFMLGVMPYISTQIILQLLMLVVPTLKKLAEDPSGQKKIQQYTRYGTIVVCLIQSYVVTIYAKSIPGVLTMGIVPFTLIAMLTVTAGAMLLVWLGNKITQFGIGNGISLLIFAGIVARIPAAMVTLFKSVSAGTLNPIVVVVVFIMFIVVVALVVYEEQGVRKIPVNYAKRVVGRKMYGAQSTYIPIKLNPSNVIPVIFASALLSFPLQIATTLGPEVKWLATFSNWLSPQGAPYLIIYALLIIAFAFFYTQVTMNPVEMAKQIRENGGSVPGVRSEKLEEYLSKVLNRVVLPGSIFLAFIALIPTLVQKLFSFPSSVAMLFGGTSLIILVGVDLDTMRQIEGVMKMHHYDGFNVGSKKSKHI from the coding sequence ATGGCAAACTCCTTAGTTGAGATGTATAGAATGAAGGATCTTCGCAAGAAGATTTTCATAACCCTAGGCCTGCTGATTGTCAGCAGGTTGGGGGCAGTGATTCCTATTCCCGGTGTCGATCCCGAAGTTCTAAAACTGTATTTTCTTTCACAGAGCACTAGTTCCAATGTAGGTCTTACCGAATATTTGAATTTTTTCTCTGGTGGTGCATTTGCGAACTTCTCTCTCTTCATGCTTGGCGTAATGCCATACATCAGTACCCAGATTATTCTCCAGTTGCTGATGCTTGTTGTACCTACATTGAAGAAACTGGCAGAAGATCCGTCTGGACAGAAGAAGATTCAGCAGTACACCAGATATGGTACGATTGTCGTTTGTCTGATTCAGTCTTATGTGGTCACAATTTATGCCAAGTCAATTCCTGGCGTACTGACCATGGGGATCGTACCCTTTACGTTAATTGCAATGCTCACCGTTACAGCCGGTGCCATGCTCCTTGTATGGCTCGGTAACAAGATCACACAGTTTGGTATCGGTAACGGTATCAGCCTTCTGATTTTCGCCGGTATTGTTGCAAGAATTCCTGCAGCGATGGTGACTTTGTTCAAGAGTGTCTCCGCGGGCACTTTGAATCCCATTGTCGTTGTAGTAGTCTTTATTATGTTCATTGTGGTCGTCGCTCTCGTCGTGTATGAGGAGCAAGGTGTTCGCAAGATTCCCGTAAACTACGCAAAACGCGTTGTAGGCCGAAAAATGTATGGTGCCCAGAGTACTTACATTCCAATAAAGCTGAACCCGTCAAACGTAATTCCGGTAATCTTTGCATCCGCATTGCTTTCCTTCCCATTACAGATTGCGACTACTTTGGGACCAGAGGTGAAGTGGCTTGCCACATTCTCCAATTGGCTTAGTCCTCAGGGTGCCCCCTATCTGATCATCTACGCCCTGTTGATTATAGCGTTTGCTTTTTTCTATACACAGGTGACTATGAATCCGGTCGAGATGGCCAAGCAGATTCGTGAGAACGGTGGATCCGTACCAGGCGTACGTTCCGAAAAACTGGAAGAGTACCTTTCAAAGGTCCTTAACCGTGTTGTTCTCCCTGGATCAATATTTTTGGCTTTCATTGCCTTGATTCCCACACTGGTACAGAAATTATTTAGCTTTCCTTCTTCTGTTGCTATGTTGTTCGGTGGAACGTCGTTGATTATTCTCGTCGGCGTAGACCTTGATACCATGAGGCAGATTGAAGGGGTTATGAAAATGCACCACTACGATGGGTTCAATGTGGGTAGCAAAAAGTCGAAACACATTTAG